From the genome of Nitrosarchaeum sp., one region includes:
- a CDS encoding M3 family oligoendopeptidase, which produces MSEYKLERWDLSELTKDPKSPEFQKQIKELEEMAKRFEKIKLKLDPKMSSKKFIDILHEVEEISEKMSKIGGYASLQYSADTQSDEATSLITRMSKLGSEISNKILFFDLWWKTQVDDKNAKRLIKDSGELSEYLNHKRLFAKYALSEPEEKIINTLDVTGISALVKLYDKMTSAYVYKMKVGGKTKKMTREEITNYIRSTNAKVRETAYKTILTKYTENKGVNGEIYQNIVLNWKDEGIEIRGYKSPISMRNIGNDVDDKTIESLLTVCRKNSPVFQKFFLQKAKMLKMKKLRRYDLYAPVATHMKEKNYQYDKSVKIVLESLGRFSPKLEGFARKVFDEKHVDSSIRPGKRDGAFCSTLTPKITPYVLVNFTGKTRDVFTLAHELGHAVHSQAAQDRSILVQDAPLPLAETASTFSELLLYDNLSNKVTNDEKKIMLAEKIDDLYATIMRQAFFTIFEVSAHEQIGKGTIVDEISKTYLQNLKEQFGNAVVISDDFAIEWSCIPHFYHTPFYCYAYSFGNLLALALFQRYKKEGNSFVPSYIDILAAGGSKKPEKLLAEHGFDIRSEKFWQDGFDYVQSQVKALSALN; this is translated from the coding sequence ATGTCAGAGTACAAACTGGAGAGATGGGATCTTTCAGAACTTACAAAGGATCCAAAGAGTCCAGAATTTCAAAAACAAATTAAAGAATTAGAGGAAATGGCAAAGAGATTTGAAAAAATAAAATTAAAACTAGACCCTAAAATGTCATCAAAAAAATTTATTGATATACTACATGAAGTAGAAGAAATTTCTGAAAAAATGAGCAAAATTGGAGGATATGCGTCATTACAATACTCTGCAGATACACAGTCAGATGAAGCAACCTCACTAATTACTAGAATGTCAAAATTAGGTTCAGAAATTTCAAATAAAATTTTGTTTTTTGATTTATGGTGGAAAACTCAGGTTGATGATAAAAATGCAAAAAGACTGATTAAAGATTCAGGCGAACTTTCAGAATATCTCAATCATAAAAGACTATTTGCAAAATATGCTTTATCGGAACCAGAAGAAAAGATCATCAATACTTTAGATGTTACAGGAATTTCTGCCCTTGTCAAACTGTATGATAAAATGACTAGCGCATATGTGTACAAAATGAAAGTAGGTGGAAAAACAAAAAAGATGACACGTGAAGAGATTACAAATTACATTAGAAGTACAAATGCAAAAGTTAGAGAGACTGCATACAAGACAATTTTAACAAAATATACTGAAAACAAGGGAGTAAATGGAGAGATATATCAGAACATTGTTTTGAATTGGAAAGATGAAGGAATCGAAATTCGAGGGTACAAATCGCCAATCTCTATGAGAAATATTGGAAACGATGTAGATGATAAAACAATAGAGTCGCTTCTAACGGTATGTAGAAAAAATTCTCCTGTATTTCAAAAATTCTTTTTACAAAAAGCAAAAATGCTAAAAATGAAAAAATTACGCAGGTATGATCTGTATGCTCCTGTAGCAACCCACATGAAAGAGAAAAATTATCAATATGATAAATCAGTAAAAATTGTTTTAGAGTCACTGGGAAGATTTAGCCCTAAACTAGAAGGGTTTGCAAGAAAAGTCTTTGATGAAAAACATGTTGATTCATCCATAAGACCTGGAAAAAGAGACGGTGCATTTTGCAGCACATTAACTCCAAAGATTACACCATACGTTTTAGTTAATTTTACTGGAAAAACTAGAGACGTTTTCACACTAGCTCATGAATTAGGCCATGCCGTTCACAGTCAAGCAGCTCAAGATAGATCAATTCTTGTTCAAGATGCCCCGTTACCTCTAGCTGAAACTGCATCCACGTTTTCGGAATTATTACTATATGATAATTTATCAAATAAAGTAACAAACGATGAGAAAAAAATAATGCTAGCTGAAAAAATTGACGACCTATATGCAACAATTATGCGTCAAGCATTTTTTACTATTTTTGAAGTATCAGCACATGAGCAAATTGGAAAAGGAACCATAGTGGATGAGATTTCAAAGACATATCTTCAAAATCTAAAAGAGCAGTTTGGAAATGCAGTTGTCATCTCAGATGATTTTGCAATAGAGTGGAGTTGCATACCTCATTTTTACCACACACCATTTTATTGCTATGCATATTCATTTGGAAATTTACTTGCATTGGCATTATTTCAAAGATATAAAAAAGAAGGAAATAGTTTCGTTCCATCATATATCGATATTCTTGCTGCAGGTGGTTCAAAGAAGCCAGAGAAATTGTTGGCAGAGCACGGATTTGACATAAGATCAGAGAAATTTTGGCAAGACGGATTTGATTATGTCCAAAGCCAAGTAAAAGCACTTTCAGCATTAAATTAG